In Leptospira bouyouniensis, the following proteins share a genomic window:
- a CDS encoding alkene reductase translates to MNPLYQKTKLGNLELKNRVVMAPMTRSRSINNIPGDIVATYYEQRAEAGLIITEGTSPSPNGLGYARIPGIFSSEQTNAWKKVTEKVHNKGSRIFVQLMHTGRIGHEKNLPKSAKVLGPSAIMAKGTMWTDSDGMLDHPTPKEMSKEELQSTIAEFVTASKNAIDAGFDGVELHAANGYLLEQFLHPSSNQRTDEYGGSIENRLRFVLEVAVAVSNAIGKEKTGIRLSPYGAFNDLFPFPETHDEYSLLAEKLNEIGILYVHLVDHSSMGAPVVEPKTVKAIRENFKGALILSGGYDSIRANKDIEAGNADLVAFGKPFLANPDLVTRFQKNIPLVNFDETTLYTPGEKGYTDYPFSS, encoded by the coding sequence ATGAATCCATTGTATCAAAAAACAAAATTAGGCAATTTAGAACTCAAAAATCGAGTCGTCATGGCTCCAATGACAAGGTCAAGATCCATCAATAATATTCCAGGAGATATTGTAGCAACTTATTATGAACAAAGAGCTGAGGCAGGACTTATCATCACAGAAGGTACTTCACCATCTCCGAATGGTTTAGGTTATGCGAGAATTCCAGGAATTTTTTCTTCAGAACAAACCAATGCTTGGAAAAAAGTTACTGAAAAAGTACACAACAAAGGTAGTAGAATATTTGTTCAATTAATGCATACTGGTCGAATTGGGCATGAAAAGAATTTACCTAAATCGGCAAAAGTTTTAGGACCTTCTGCTATTATGGCAAAAGGAACAATGTGGACTGACAGTGATGGAATGTTAGACCATCCAACTCCGAAAGAAATGTCTAAAGAGGAGTTACAATCCACCATCGCAGAATTTGTAACTGCTTCAAAAAATGCCATTGATGCAGGATTTGATGGAGTTGAATTACACGCAGCAAACGGATATTTGTTGGAACAATTTTTACATCCATCATCCAACCAAAGGACTGATGAATATGGCGGTTCAATCGAGAATCGTTTGCGATTTGTTTTAGAAGTTGCAGTCGCTGTAAGTAATGCAATCGGAAAAGAAAAAACAGGAATCCGTTTGTCTCCATATGGCGCATTTAACGATTTATTCCCATTTCCTGAAACACATGACGAATATTCATTGTTAGCTGAAAAATTAAATGAAATTGGAATACTATATGTGCATTTAGTTGATCACTCGTCAATGGGTGCCCCGGTTGTGGAACCAAAAACAGTCAAAGCAATTCGAGAGAATTTTAAGGGAGCTCTCATACTAAGTGGTGGTTATGATTCGATTCGGGCAAATAAAGACATCGAGGCAGGTAACGCAGATTTGGTGGCATTCGGGAAACCATTTTTAGCAAATCCTGATCTCGTAACAAGATTTCAAAAAAATATACCACTTGTAAATTTTGATGAAACTACTTTATATACCCCAGGCGAAAAAGGATACACTGATTATCCATTTTCATCCTAA